A single window of Mycobacterium sp. ITM-2016-00318 DNA harbors:
- a CDS encoding TIGR03618 family F420-dependent PPOX class oxidoreductase — MTTLAEAVALARGESGLTVVSTLRADNTIQASLVNAGVLPHPESGRPVLAFVTYGRVKLANLRARPQLAATFRNGWQWATVEGTAEIVGPDDPRPWLSDTEGLRLLLREVFTAAGGTHDDWAAYDRTMAEQRRAAVLVEPTRVYSNG; from the coding sequence ATGACGACCCTCGCCGAAGCGGTGGCCCTGGCACGGGGTGAGAGCGGGCTGACGGTGGTGTCCACGCTGCGCGCCGACAACACCATCCAGGCGTCGCTGGTGAACGCCGGGGTCTTGCCTCATCCTGAAAGCGGCAGGCCGGTCCTCGCTTTCGTCACCTACGGCCGGGTCAAGCTGGCGAACCTCCGGGCCCGTCCGCAGCTTGCGGCGACGTTCCGCAACGGATGGCAGTGGGCGACCGTCGAGGGCACAGCCGAGATCGTTGGGCCCGACGATCCCCGGCCCTGGCTCTCCGACACCGAGGGGCTGCGGTTGCTGCTGCGAGAGGTGTTCACCGCGGCAGGCGGCACCCACGACGATTGGGCGGCCTACGACCGCACGATGGCCGAACAGCGCCGCGCGGCGGTGCTCGTCGAACCCACTCGCGTGTACAGCAACGGCTGA
- a CDS encoding enoyl-CoA hydratase/isomerase family protein → MTLTITDANRVRTVTLDRPEALNAFNEALYEATALAIREAAEDAEVAVLLLTGSGRAFSAGNDLKEMQSRISDPSLADKGSHFTSMIDALTDFPKPLICAVNGLGVGIGTTILGYADLVFMSSEARLKCPFTSLGVAPEAASSYLLPQLIGRQNAAWLLMSSEWVSAQEALQMGLVWKVCAPDDLLADAHRHAEILAARPISSLIAVKQTIAEPSRPGIRAATERENAHFAELMGAAANADALAAFTDKRGRTD, encoded by the coding sequence GTGACCCTCACGATCACCGACGCCAACCGGGTACGGACAGTCACCCTCGACCGCCCCGAGGCGCTCAACGCCTTCAACGAAGCGCTCTACGAGGCCACCGCACTCGCGATCCGGGAGGCCGCCGAGGACGCCGAGGTCGCGGTTCTGCTGCTGACGGGCAGCGGCAGGGCGTTCAGTGCGGGCAACGACCTCAAGGAGATGCAGTCGCGCATCAGCGACCCATCGCTCGCCGACAAGGGCAGCCATTTCACGTCGATGATCGACGCGTTGACCGACTTCCCCAAGCCGTTGATCTGCGCGGTCAACGGGCTCGGAGTGGGGATCGGCACAACCATTCTCGGGTACGCCGACCTGGTCTTCATGTCATCGGAAGCACGATTGAAGTGTCCATTCACCAGCCTTGGCGTCGCACCGGAGGCCGCGTCGTCGTACCTGTTGCCTCAGTTGATCGGCAGACAGAATGCGGCGTGGCTGCTGATGTCTTCGGAGTGGGTGTCCGCCCAAGAGGCGCTGCAGATGGGTTTGGTCTGGAAGGTCTGTGCGCCCGACGACCTACTGGCCGATGCTCATCGACACGCCGAAATCCTTGCCGCACGGCCTATTTCGAGCCTGATCGCGGTCAAGCAGACGATCGCGGAGCCGTCGCGACCGGGGATCAGGGCGGCCACCGAACGCGAGAACGCTCATTTCGCGGAGCTGATGGGCGCCGCCGCCAACGCTGACGCCCTTGCCGCATTCACCGACAAGCGGGGGAGAACGGACTAG